The following proteins come from a genomic window of Salvia hispanica cultivar TCC Black 2014 chromosome 4, UniMelb_Shisp_WGS_1.0, whole genome shotgun sequence:
- the LOC125220178 gene encoding acetylornithine deacetylase, which yields MATLKQTLGDLNKESFVGLLSKLIGESKFVQNNPPELIPEEDRIVNHVLDVLRPYSTATGGPLRINHVTYKPNRGNLIVEYPGTQPGKILSFVGMHMDVVTANPSDWDFDPFSLGIDGDMLKGRGTTDCLGHVALVAELMRRLAETKPQLKSTVVAVFIASEENSSIPGVGVDALVKDGLLNNLKHGPLFWIDTADKQPCIGTGGMIPWKLHATGKLFHSGLAHKAINPLELAMEALKVIQSRFYEDFPPHPKEQVYGFATPSTMKPTQWFYPGGGINQIPAECTVSGDVRLTPFYSVTDVIKKLEAYVKDLNTNIEKLDTRGPVSKYVLPDENLRGRLDITFDEAMSGVACNLDSRGFHVLCKATEEVVGHVKPYSITGSLPLIRELQEEGFDVQTAGYGLMATYHAKNEYCLLSDMAQGYRVFASIIAQLEE from the exons ATGGCAACCCTAAAGCAGACTCTAGGAGACCTAAACAAGGAGTCGTTCGTGGGGCTTCTTTCCAAGCTGATCGGCGAGTCCAAGTTCGTGCAGAACAACCCGCCGGAGCTCATCCCGGAGGAGGACAGGATTGTCAACCACGTACTCGATGTCCTCCGCCCCTACAGCACCGCCACCGGCGGACCCCTCCGCATCAACCACGTCACCTACAAGCCCAACCGCGGCAATCTCATCGTGGAGTATCCCGGCACTCAGCCCGGCAAAATCCTCTCCTTCGTTGGAATGCACATGGACGTTGTCACTGCCAACCCTTCTGATTGg GATTTTGATCCTTTTAGTTTGGGTATCGATGGTGACATGCTTAAAGGGCGCGGAACTACTGATTGTTTGGGGCATGTTGCCTTGGTGGCTGAATTGATGAGGAGACTGGCGGAAACAAAGCCTCAGTTGAAGTCTACTGTTGTTGCTGTCTTTATTGCCAGTGAAGAGAATTCATCCATACCTGGAGTAGGGGTCGATGCGTTGGTGAAGGATGGATTGCTCAACAACTTGAAGCATGGGCCACT GTTTTGGATTGATACTGCAGATAAACAGCCTTGCATCGGAACTGGGGGTATGATACCGTGGAAGCTTCATGCTACTGGAAAGCTATTTCACAGTGGTCTAGCCCACAAG GCTATTAACCCCTTGGAGCTAGCCATGGAAGCATTAAAAGTCATACAATCACGTTTCTATGAAGATTTTCCACCCCATCCAAAGGAACAAGTATATGGATTTGCAACACCATCAACCATGAAACCAACTCAGTGGTTTT ATCCAGGAGGTGGGATCAATCAAATTCCAGCCGAGTGTACAGTTTCCGGAGATGTTAG ATTGACACCATTTTATAG TGTAACTGATGTAATCAAGAAGCTCGAGGCATACGTTAAAGACCTGAACACGAACATAGAAAAACTGGATACACGAGGCCCTGTTTCTAAATATGTTTTACCAGATGAGAACCTCAGGGGAAG GTTGGATATTACCTTTGATGAAGCAATGTCTGGAGTGGCTTGCAATCTTGACTCTCGGGGCTTCCATGTCCTATGCAAAGCTACTGAAGAGGTGGTTGGTCATGTAAAACCCTATTCTATCACGGGTAGTTTGCCTCTTATACGCGAGTTGCAG GAGGAGGGTTTTGATGTGCAAACCGCCGGCTATG GCTTAATGGCTACATATCATGCGAAGAATGAGTATTGCCTTCTCTCCGACATGGCCCAAGGCTACCGGGTCTTTGCTAGCATCATTGCGCAGTTGGAAGAGTGA
- the LOC125220177 gene encoding exosome complex component RRP45A-like: protein MEQRFANSWRMTVNEKKFIETALLSDLRTDGRGPFDYRNLTIQFGSEDGSSEVQLGQTRVMGFVTSQLVQPYRDRPNEGTLAIFTEFSPMADPSFEVGRPGESAVELGRIVDRGLRESRAIDTESLCVIAGKWVWSVRIDLHILDNCGNLIDAANIAALAALLTFRRPECTLGGEDGQEVIIHPPEVREPLPLIVHHLPIAVTFAFIGNQSIAIIDPSHLEEAVMGGKLTATLNTNGDVCAIQKAGGEGVLQSVVMQCLRIASVKAADITGKIKKAVELYKTSRDLKKIKRHPDSVNINNKLKDMEKPKLKLEKTSGSQSDDMEVESHSSKKDEHKRKAVIAGTSSWDPYSKVADADELKESLASQVVEAQQDQKMDVTLHEKQQLNAIDESLRDADPSPSLSVAAEAGDAKIKAESLSEAMKPKHKRKKKNLSNSDGS, encoded by the exons ATGGAGCAGCGCTTTGCCAATTCGTGGCGGATGACCGTCAATGAGAAGAAGTTTATTGAGACGGCGCTGCTGTCTGACCTCCGAACCGACGGCCGTGGCCCTTTTGATTACCGGAACCTAACTATCCAATTTGGAAG TGAAGATGGCTCATCAGAAGTCCAGCTGGGCCAGACTCGCGTAATGGGGTTTGTAACGTCACAGCTAGTGCAACCTTACCGTGATCGCCCTAATGAAGGTACTCTTGCCATATTTACTGAGTTCTCTCCAATGGCAGATCCTTCTTTCGAAGTTGGTCGTCCTGGGGAATCTGCTGTTGAGTTGGGACGGATAGTTGATCGTGGGTTAAG AGAAAGTAGGGCTATTGACACAGAATCACTTTGTGTTATTGCGGGAAAATGGGTGTGGTCTGTCCGCATTGATCTTCACATTCTAGACAACTGTGG GAATCTTATTGATGCCGCCAATATTGCAGCCTTGGCTGCTCTATTGACATTTAGAAGGCCAGAGTGCACATTGGGAGGAGAAGATGGTCAGGAAGTTATAATACATCCGCCAGAA GTCAGGGAGCCCTTACCATTGATTGTACACCATCTCCCCATAGCAGTAACATTTGCATTTATTGGTAACCAGAGCATAGCG ATTATTGACCCATCGCACTTAGAAGAAGCTGTTATGGGTGGAAAACTGACTGCTACTTTGAATACAAATGGTGATGTATGTGCAATTCAAAAGGCTGGAGGAGAAGGTGTGCTGCAAAGTGTTGTTATGCAATGCTTGCGGATTGCATCTGTGAAGGCTGCTGATATTActggaaaaattaaaaaagct GTTGAATTATATAAAACAAGTAgagatttgaaaaaaatcaaaagacaTCCTGATTCAGTtaatatcaacaataaattGAAGGACATGGAGAAGCCTAAACTGAAACTAGAGAAAACAAGTGGCAGTCAAAGTGATGACATGGAAGTTGAGAGCCACTCGTCAAAGAAAGATGAACACAAACGTAAAGCCGTCATTGCTGGAACGTCTAGTTG GGATCCATACTCCAAGGTTGCTGATGCTGATGAATTGAAAGAAAGTCTAGCTTCACAAG TTGTAGAAGCACAACAAGATCAGAAGATGGATGTAACGCTACATGAAAAGCAACAGTTGAATGCAATAGATGAATCCCTTAGAGACGCAGATCCATCACCTTCATTATCAGTGGCAGCTGAAGCTGGAGATGCAAAAATCAAAGCCGAGTCATTATCAGAGGCCATGAAACCTAAGcataagagaaagaagaagaatttatcaaattcagaCGGAAGTTAA